One genomic region from Stackebrandtia nassauensis DSM 44728 encodes:
- a CDS encoding NADPH-dependent FMN reductase — MTTRIAVITGSTRPGRRGALVADWVVQAAASHPAVAAGEAAVDLIDLADLNLPLLDEAMPPIMGQYEHTHTKEWAATIDSYDGFLFVVPEYNHSFPGALKNALDYLYAEWNNKAAGFVGYGPGGGIRAVEQLRLVLAELKIAAVRDQVVIGKHDHADLFYQGVWTPTDETHAALELVLTETLEWAEALKTVRAKAKTLAAA; from the coding sequence ATGACAACCCGCATCGCAGTGATCACCGGAAGCACCCGCCCCGGCCGCCGGGGCGCCCTCGTCGCGGACTGGGTGGTGCAGGCCGCCGCCAGCCATCCCGCCGTGGCCGCCGGCGAGGCCGCCGTCGACCTCATCGACCTGGCCGACCTCAATCTGCCGCTCCTGGACGAGGCCATGCCCCCGATCATGGGCCAGTACGAGCACACCCACACCAAGGAGTGGGCCGCCACGATCGACTCCTACGACGGCTTCCTGTTCGTGGTCCCCGAGTACAACCACTCCTTCCCCGGCGCCCTGAAGAACGCCCTGGACTACCTGTACGCCGAGTGGAACAACAAGGCCGCGGGCTTCGTCGGCTACGGCCCCGGCGGCGGCATCCGCGCCGTGGAGCAACTGCGACTGGTCCTGGCCGAACTGAAGATCGCCGCCGTCCGCGACCAGGTCGTCATCGGCAAGCACGACCACGCCGACCTGTTCTACCAGGGAGTGTGGACCCCCACCGACGAGACGCACGCCGCCCTGGAACTGGTGCTGACCGAGACCCTCGAATGGGCCGAGGCCCTCAAGACCGTGCGCGCCAAGGCGAAGACCCTGGCCGCCGCCTGA
- a CDS encoding DMT family transporter has protein sequence MAWIVLVISGILETVWAIALDRSHGFTKPWPTTVFAVALLLSMAGLGYAMREIPVGTGYAVWVGIGAVGTAVVGMTWLGESTSVARILCLVLVVAGVVGLKYFH, from the coding sequence ATGGCTTGGATCGTGCTGGTGATCTCGGGGATCCTGGAAACAGTGTGGGCGATCGCGCTGGACCGATCGCACGGCTTCACCAAACCGTGGCCCACCACAGTGTTCGCGGTGGCGCTACTGCTGAGCATGGCCGGGCTGGGTTACGCGATGCGCGAGATCCCGGTCGGCACCGGCTACGCGGTGTGGGTCGGCATCGGCGCGGTCGGCACCGCCGTGGTGGGCATGACCTGGCTCGGCGAATCCACCAGCGTGGCCCGGATCCTGTGCCTGGTGCTGGTGGTCGCCGGAGTCGTGGGCCTGAAGTACTTCCACTGA
- a CDS encoding peptidoglycan recognition protein family protein, translated as MRKPQASRRTVLRGAVMLGVGTAVGGGALFTTGIAHAEVPTPEIMDCDGWGAKEPSGELNQLTDNPNKILVHHTQSANVDDTSQQAAIDIAREIQHWHMDENGWSDSGQHFTISRGGYVLEGRHTSLKHLTDGSGMVQGAHAPGQNTSAIGIENQGTYFEVEPPAELWTSLVNFCAYTCQQYGIAATEIYGHRDYVDTDCPGDVLYNKIPQLREEVQKVLDGS; from the coding sequence ATGCGCAAGCCACAGGCCTCCCGCCGCACCGTCCTGCGTGGAGCGGTCATGCTCGGCGTCGGCACGGCGGTGGGCGGCGGTGCCCTGTTCACCACCGGCATCGCGCACGCCGAGGTGCCGACCCCGGAGATCATGGACTGCGACGGCTGGGGCGCCAAGGAACCCTCGGGCGAGCTGAACCAGCTCACCGACAACCCGAACAAGATCCTGGTGCACCACACCCAGTCCGCCAACGTCGACGACACCTCGCAGCAGGCCGCGATCGACATCGCCCGCGAGATCCAGCACTGGCACATGGACGAGAACGGCTGGTCGGACTCCGGTCAGCACTTCACCATCAGCCGGGGCGGATACGTCCTGGAGGGTCGCCACACCAGTCTGAAGCACCTGACCGACGGATCCGGGATGGTCCAGGGCGCCCACGCCCCGGGCCAGAACACCTCCGCGATCGGCATCGAGAACCAGGGCACCTACTTCGAGGTCGAACCACCGGCCGAACTGTGGACCAGCCTGGTCAACTTCTGCGCCTACACCTGCCAGCAGTACGGCATCGCGGCGACCGAGATCTACGGTCACCGCGACTACGTGGACACCGACTGTCCCGGCGACGTGCTGTACAACAAGATCCCGCAACTGCGCGAAGAAGTCCAAAAGGTACTCGACGGCTCCTAG
- a CDS encoding DUF4132 domain-containing protein: MDGYERVERSKANVRFMERLVHLARTGAAEEFAATLHETAASWRGRWPWCGRMPSFAVRQFEAAAAETARSELESRLRQAVPDASVSGYTLDNLVSVYPLLLTGSEALGHARETLAVAGRKWVCGADTDVVASVLLLRSQGEPIPVSVVATLRRETSVARYWPEFADLVSELEGPLLNPGEPWADEVLGCLENLDPRWRELIAHLGKATSAKPSARWLKTAAGFVEELGAETVGNQVMAWLCLVGEERTIPVDDTEYATHFNEQFDPHNVDYLRGLVWTLGLVSPDRDAIRLLADLVTVCQRKIPGVGVRSQLITNAAIHALSMIDDLEAVGQIARLATSVKVKPTLKALNKALDARAAALGITRDEVEEISVPTYELTRQGRRFGKLGETLWEIAVDSDGVKLLWRNDSGKSLKSPPAAVKREHPETVKDLKATVKDIAKMVSAQSERLDRQFLARREWPFTDWWERYAYHPLVGTVARRLIWMVDDVACCFADGDLRTVDGAVLEQRHGTTVRLWHPIGRYIDEVLAWRDFLERHGIVQPFKQAHREVYLLTAAEENTRVYSNRFAAHILKQHQYNSLAKARGWDNQLRLMVDDTYEPTTKLLPRWGLRAEFWVEGIGDDYGADTTEAGTYLRLASDQVRFYREDAPRNHAHATGGNYAQYVHDRDDFREPVPLNEIPPLVLSEVLRDVDLFVGVASVGNDPEWSDGGPEGRFQEYWHSYSFGELGATAVTRRDLLERLVPRLAIADRAEIDGKFLRVRGDLRTYKIHLGSGNILMEPNNEYLCIVPKQAGTGDGKVFLPFDGDRVLSLILSKALLLAKDTTITDRTITSQIRRG, from the coding sequence ATGGACGGTTACGAACGCGTCGAACGCAGCAAGGCGAACGTGCGCTTCATGGAACGCCTGGTCCACCTGGCCAGAACCGGTGCGGCCGAAGAGTTCGCCGCCACGTTGCACGAAACCGCCGCTTCGTGGCGGGGCCGGTGGCCGTGGTGCGGGCGCATGCCGTCCTTCGCTGTGCGGCAGTTCGAAGCCGCGGCCGCCGAGACAGCACGGTCCGAACTGGAGTCCCGGCTGCGCCAGGCGGTGCCGGACGCGTCGGTGTCCGGCTACACGCTCGACAACCTGGTGTCCGTGTATCCGTTGCTGCTGACCGGTTCCGAGGCGCTGGGCCACGCCCGCGAGACGCTCGCGGTCGCGGGACGCAAGTGGGTCTGCGGTGCCGACACCGATGTGGTCGCGAGCGTGTTGTTGTTGCGGAGTCAGGGCGAGCCCATTCCCGTGAGCGTGGTGGCGACGCTGCGCCGGGAGACGTCCGTCGCGCGTTACTGGCCGGAGTTCGCCGATCTGGTGAGCGAACTGGAGGGACCATTGCTCAACCCCGGCGAACCCTGGGCCGACGAGGTGCTGGGCTGCCTGGAGAACCTCGATCCCCGGTGGCGCGAACTCATCGCGCATCTCGGCAAGGCGACGAGCGCGAAACCCTCGGCGCGCTGGCTCAAGACCGCTGCGGGCTTCGTCGAGGAACTGGGCGCCGAGACCGTGGGAAACCAGGTGATGGCCTGGCTGTGCCTGGTGGGGGAGGAGCGCACGATCCCGGTGGACGACACCGAGTACGCCACCCACTTCAACGAGCAGTTCGACCCGCACAATGTCGACTATCTGCGCGGTCTGGTCTGGACGCTCGGACTGGTGTCCCCGGACCGCGACGCGATCCGGTTGCTGGCCGATCTGGTCACCGTGTGCCAGCGCAAGATCCCCGGCGTCGGGGTGCGCAGTCAACTGATCACCAACGCCGCCATCCACGCGCTGTCCATGATCGATGACCTTGAGGCGGTCGGGCAGATCGCGAGGTTGGCCACCAGCGTCAAGGTCAAGCCGACGCTCAAGGCTCTCAACAAGGCGCTCGACGCGCGGGCCGCCGCCCTGGGCATCACCCGCGACGAGGTCGAGGAGATCTCCGTCCCCACCTATGAGCTGACTCGGCAGGGGCGTCGCTTCGGCAAACTCGGCGAGACCTTGTGGGAGATCGCCGTCGATTCTGACGGGGTGAAACTGTTGTGGCGCAACGACTCCGGCAAGTCGTTGAAGTCGCCTCCGGCCGCGGTGAAACGCGAGCATCCCGAGACGGTCAAGGACCTGAAGGCCACGGTCAAGGACATCGCCAAGATGGTCTCGGCCCAGTCGGAGCGGCTGGACCGGCAGTTCCTGGCCCGGCGGGAGTGGCCGTTCACCGACTGGTGGGAGCGCTACGCCTACCACCCGTTGGTCGGCACGGTGGCGCGGCGTCTCATCTGGATGGTCGATGACGTCGCCTGTTGTTTCGCCGACGGCGACCTGCGCACGGTGGACGGTGCGGTGTTGGAGCAGCGTCACGGTACGACGGTGAGGCTGTGGCACCCGATCGGTCGCTACATCGACGAGGTGCTGGCCTGGCGCGACTTCCTGGAGCGCCACGGCATCGTCCAGCCGTTCAAGCAGGCCCATCGTGAGGTGTACCTGTTGACGGCGGCCGAGGAGAACACCCGTGTCTACTCCAACCGGTTCGCGGCCCACATCCTCAAGCAGCACCAGTACAACTCGCTGGCCAAGGCGCGCGGCTGGGACAACCAGTTGCGGCTCATGGTCGACGACACCTACGAACCCACCACGAAGCTGCTGCCCCGGTGGGGGTTGCGGGCCGAGTTCTGGGTGGAGGGCATCGGCGACGACTACGGTGCCGACACCACCGAGGCGGGGACCTATCTGCGGCTGGCCAGCGATCAGGTGCGGTTCTACCGCGAGGACGCGCCCCGCAACCACGCCCACGCCACCGGCGGCAACTACGCCCAGTACGTCCACGACCGTGACGACTTCCGGGAACCGGTGCCGCTGAACGAGATCCCGCCGCTGGTGCTCAGCGAGGTGCTGCGCGATGTGGACCTGTTCGTGGGTGTCGCCAGCGTCGGCAACGATCCGGAGTGGTCGGACGGCGGCCCCGAGGGCCGGTTCCAGGAGTACTGGCACTCCTACAGCTTCGGCGAACTGGGCGCCACCGCGGTGACCCGGCGCGATCTGCTGGAGCGGCTGGTGCCCCGGCTGGCGATCGCCGACCGGGCCGAGATCGACGGGAAGTTCCTGCGGGTGCGCGGCGACCTGCGCACGTACAAGATCCACCTGGGTTCGGGCAACATCCTGATGGAGCCGAACAACGAGTACCTGTGCATCGTCCCGAAGCAGGCCGGAACCGGGGACGGCAAGGTGTTCCTGCCCTTCGACGGCGACCGGGTGCTGTCGTTGATCCTGTCCAAAGCGCTGTTGCTGGCCAAGGACACGACGATCACCGACCGCACGATCACCTCGCAGATCCGGCGGGGCTGA
- a CDS encoding TetR/AcrR family transcriptional regulator codes for MATETAPSSRPVGGRADKRESIIRGAMAVFAEEGYTRASIDAIAKRAGVSTRTIYNHFRDKPELFHVTIMTSTNGVGDAISALIERHFHKVTDVEADLNAFGFDLVTSKGEFSAHFAMMQQVKTEWAHVPAEAARLWREAGPRRVNNELAAKLSELDAKGLLRVENPQQAAKHLQTLVWGSLPIDFDLAATPESEIAAHVASGVRVFLYGYAAPSELPVASGSASS; via the coding sequence ATGGCGACCGAAACCGCCCCTTCGAGCCGTCCGGTCGGCGGTCGCGCGGACAAACGCGAGTCGATCATCAGGGGAGCCATGGCCGTGTTCGCCGAGGAGGGGTACACCCGGGCCAGCATCGACGCGATCGCCAAACGGGCCGGGGTGTCGACCCGCACCATCTACAACCACTTCCGGGACAAGCCGGAACTGTTCCACGTCACCATCATGACCAGCACCAACGGCGTCGGCGACGCGATCTCGGCGCTCATCGAACGCCACTTCCACAAGGTCACCGACGTGGAGGCCGACCTCAACGCCTTCGGCTTTGACCTCGTGACCTCAAAGGGGGAGTTCTCCGCCCACTTCGCGATGATGCAGCAGGTCAAGACCGAGTGGGCCCATGTGCCCGCCGAGGCGGCCCGGTTGTGGCGCGAGGCCGGGCCCCGACGGGTGAACAACGAGCTCGCCGCCAAGCTCAGTGAGCTCGACGCGAAGGGACTGCTGCGGGTGGAGAATCCACAGCAGGCGGCGAAGCACCTGCAGACACTGGTGTGGGGGAGCCTGCCGATCGATTTCGACCTGGCGGCGACCCCCGAGTCCGAGATCGCCGCCCACGTGGCCTCCGGGGTGCGGGTGTTCCTCTACGGCTACGCGGCGCCCTCGGAGTTACCGGTGGCCAGCGGGTCGGCCAGCAGCTGA
- a CDS encoding peptidoglycan recognition protein family protein, whose product MSPIPPTSRRNLLRGAIVVGAGTAVGGAALLTTSVAHADAKAPEITSCADWGAREPSGELTQLDANPTKIVIHHTASGNSGGEDQESSNAFAREVQSWHMDGNGWSDTGQHFTVTRGGFALEGRHTSLQHLTDGAGFVQGAHSPGANTDGVGIENQGTFTDSLPPEALYNKLVELCAYICTQWGIDPKEIYGHRDFYNTECPGQAFYDQLPKLREDVAAAVGG is encoded by the coding sequence ATGTCCCCGATACCCCCGACCTCGCGCCGCAACCTGCTTCGCGGAGCGATCGTGGTCGGCGCCGGCACTGCGGTGGGCGGCGCCGCGCTGCTGACCACCAGCGTGGCCCACGCCGACGCCAAGGCCCCCGAGATCACCAGCTGCGCGGACTGGGGAGCCCGCGAACCCAGCGGTGAACTGACCCAGCTGGACGCCAACCCGACCAAGATCGTCATCCACCACACCGCCAGCGGCAACTCCGGCGGCGAGGACCAGGAGTCGTCCAACGCCTTCGCCCGCGAGGTGCAGAGCTGGCACATGGACGGCAACGGCTGGTCCGACACCGGTCAGCACTTCACCGTCACCCGTGGCGGCTTCGCGCTGGAGGGTCGCCACACGTCGTTGCAGCACCTGACCGACGGCGCGGGCTTCGTCCAGGGTGCCCACTCCCCGGGCGCCAACACCGACGGCGTCGGCATCGAGAACCAGGGCACCTTCACCGACAGCCTGCCGCCGGAGGCGCTGTACAACAAGCTGGTCGAGCTGTGCGCCTACATCTGCACCCAGTGGGGCATCGACCCCAAGGAGATCTACGGGCACCGCGACTTCTACAACACCGAGTGCCCCGGCCAGGCGTTCTACGACCAGCTGCCGAAGCTGCGCGAAGACGTCGCCGCGGCTGTCGGAGGTTAG
- a CDS encoding glycoside hydrolase family 3 N-terminal domain-containing protein: MFGDYAMPDRQELRQLALRTLIPGFSGTTAPRWALDLLDEGLGGYCLFAHNVADPQQLSELNSSLRQANKDVLIAIDEEGGDVTRLHSASGSHYPGNAALGAVDDPELTAAVHQSMGAELAAAGVTVDFAPSVDVNVEDDNPVIGTRSFGRDPQGVARHAVAAVRGLHRAGIIACAKHFPGHGATVVDSHFEVPTVDIPLSELRERELVPFRAVIDSGIELIMSGHIRVPELTGDAPGTMSRAAMHDLLRGELGFDGAIVTDAMEMRGASGAIGMPEAVVRAIAAGCDLICTGGELQKRGPMTEVVNAVADAVATAVIDGRLPYERLADAVRRGDVLREWQRENRGSRAPHALGLAAARRAITVEGTVPALSNPLIVQIDSTANIAVGESQWGVTPLLAKHLPHAQIRNVTPENASVAQISALADNRPVIVVARDTHRRPASKGFVEGLAASGHDVVLVEMGWPAAWRPEGVAAYVASFGAAAVNAEATVEVLLGS, from the coding sequence ATGTTCGGAGACTATGCCATGCCAGACCGCCAAGAACTTCGCCAGCTCGCACTGCGCACCCTGATTCCCGGTTTCAGCGGGACTACGGCGCCACGGTGGGCCCTTGACCTCCTGGACGAGGGGCTAGGCGGATACTGCCTCTTCGCCCATAATGTCGCCGACCCACAGCAACTCTCCGAACTGAACTCAAGCCTCAGACAGGCCAATAAGGACGTCCTGATAGCAATCGATGAGGAGGGAGGCGATGTTACGCGCCTTCACAGTGCCAGTGGCAGCCACTACCCCGGTAACGCGGCCCTTGGGGCCGTAGACGATCCGGAGTTGACCGCCGCGGTTCACCAGTCCATGGGGGCCGAGTTGGCCGCCGCCGGAGTCACCGTCGACTTCGCGCCGTCGGTGGACGTCAATGTGGAGGACGACAACCCCGTCATCGGCACCCGCTCGTTCGGACGCGACCCGCAGGGCGTGGCCCGGCACGCGGTCGCGGCGGTGCGCGGGCTGCACCGGGCCGGGATCATCGCCTGCGCCAAACACTTCCCCGGTCACGGCGCCACCGTCGTCGACTCCCACTTCGAGGTGCCGACGGTGGACATCCCGCTGTCGGAGCTGCGGGAACGTGAACTGGTGCCGTTCCGCGCCGTCATCGACTCGGGCATCGAACTCATCATGAGCGGCCACATCCGGGTCCCCGAACTCACCGGCGACGCGCCCGGCACCATGTCCCGCGCGGCCATGCACGACCTGCTGCGCGGCGAACTGGGCTTCGACGGCGCCATCGTCACCGACGCGATGGAGATGCGCGGAGCCAGTGGCGCCATCGGGATGCCCGAGGCCGTGGTCCGCGCGATCGCGGCCGGGTGCGACCTGATCTGCACCGGCGGCGAACTCCAGAAACGCGGTCCCATGACCGAGGTCGTCAACGCTGTCGCCGACGCGGTCGCCACCGCCGTCATCGACGGTCGGCTGCCCTACGAGCGACTCGCCGACGCCGTGCGTCGTGGCGACGTGCTGCGGGAGTGGCAGCGCGAGAACCGGGGTTCCCGAGCCCCGCACGCCCTGGGGCTTGCCGCCGCCCGACGCGCCATCACCGTGGAGGGAACCGTTCCGGCACTGAGCAACCCGCTCATCGTCCAGATCGACTCCACCGCCAACATCGCGGTCGGCGAATCGCAGTGGGGCGTCACGCCGTTGTTGGCCAAGCACCTGCCGCACGCCCAGATCCGCAACGTCACCCCCGAGAACGCCAGCGTCGCCCAGATCTCCGCGCTGGCCGACAACCGCCCGGTCATCGTCGTGGCCCGCGATACCCACCGGCGCCCGGCGTCCAAGGGCTTCGTCGAGGGACTGGCGGCTTCCGGCCACGACGTGGTGCTCGTCGAGATGGGCTGGCCCGCGGCCTGGCGGCCGGAGGGCGTGGCGGCCTACGTCGCCTCGTTCGGGGCGGCGGCGGTCAACGCCGAGGCCACCGTCGAGGTGCTGTTGGGTTCGTGA
- a CDS encoding ROK family transcriptional regulator, with protein sequence MTRRQTPGVPQLLRVLNDRAALNLLFTNGPQTRAQLAQATSLSKVTASQMVERLESRGLIKAVGTRPGNRGPNAQVYAVVSTYAYVAGVNVGPHSVTVDIADLTGEVVGRVELETRDADDPVAVVHRAVTAASANAKIQLEDVDRVVLATPGIVNPDSNDIDFSWDLPAWHRGLHEALEKDLRRPVVIENDVNLAAVAEHRDGAARGVDDFVYVWFSRGLGVGVVLGGKLHRGARGGAGEIGYLAVPGGSLPEESVTRRAKGSFQKLVGGDAVQELGTEHGFTQDTPEAMVAAALSAGDAGEKFLDELADRMALGVAGVCSVLDPALVVLGGEVGYAGGAGLADRVGAAIQDIAPLSSQVVAGTVSSGPILRGALRVGLDAVREGLFSEE encoded by the coding sequence ATGACCCGGAGACAAACACCCGGAGTTCCCCAACTCCTGCGCGTTCTCAATGACCGCGCGGCGCTGAATCTGCTGTTCACCAACGGACCGCAGACCCGCGCTCAACTGGCCCAGGCGACCTCACTGTCGAAGGTCACGGCCTCCCAGATGGTGGAACGACTGGAGTCGCGCGGCCTGATCAAGGCCGTCGGCACTCGGCCGGGTAACCGTGGTCCCAACGCACAGGTCTACGCGGTGGTGAGCACCTACGCCTACGTGGCGGGCGTCAACGTCGGCCCCCACTCGGTCACCGTCGACATCGCCGACCTGACCGGCGAGGTCGTCGGCCGCGTCGAACTGGAGACCCGCGACGCCGACGACCCGGTGGCCGTGGTCCACCGCGCCGTCACCGCCGCCTCCGCCAACGCCAAGATCCAGCTCGAGGACGTCGACCGCGTCGTCCTGGCCACCCCCGGCATCGTCAACCCCGACTCCAACGACATCGACTTCTCCTGGGACCTCCCCGCCTGGCACCGCGGCCTGCACGAAGCCCTCGAAAAGGACCTGCGCCGACCGGTCGTCATCGAGAACGACGTCAACCTCGCCGCGGTCGCCGAACACCGCGACGGCGCGGCCCGCGGCGTCGACGACTTCGTCTACGTCTGGTTCAGCCGCGGCCTCGGCGTCGGCGTCGTCCTGGGCGGCAAACTCCACCGCGGCGCCCGGGGCGGCGCGGGCGAGATCGGCTACCTGGCCGTACCCGGCGGCTCCCTCCCGGAGGAATCGGTGACCCGCCGCGCCAAGGGCTCGTTCCAGAAACTCGTCGGCGGCGACGCCGTCCAGGAACTGGGCACCGAACACGGCTTCACACAGGACACCCCCGAGGCGATGGTCGCCGCGGCCCTGTCCGCGGGCGACGCGGGCGAGAAGTTCCTCGACGAACTCGCCGACCGCATGGCCCTGGGCGTGGCGGGCGTGTGCTCGGTCCTCGACCCGGCCCTGGTCGTCCTGGGCGGCGAGGTCGGCTACGCGGGCGGAGCGGGCCTGGCCGACCGGGTCGGAGCCGCGATCCAGGACATCGCACCACTGTCCAGCCAGGTCGTCGCCGGAACCGTCAGCTCCGGCCCCATCCTGCGTGGAGCCCTGCGCGTCGGCCTCGACGCCGTCCGGGAGGGACTCTTCTCAGAAGAGTGA
- a CDS encoding N-acetylmuramoyl-L-alanine amidase, which yields MRARVLVGAAVLLIVMGLGASPAFAHEEGGRGDDKGDADRPEEAGPESTAVDYQGASWLAAHKANYTNASRPKSDPINKVVIHTMQGTASGTKAWFRNPKSEVTTHYLVSSSKGSVTQMVHESDIAWHAGNWDYNKTSIGIEHEGYVQDPKKWYTTNMYESSARLVRSICDRYNIPMDRKHIIAHSEVPGATHTDPGKGWNWDRYMDLVRESKTQSFSMDNDSAGVSASDAWQRAKVPNGRDYAYASPVAKSDPLWYTVDLPSTGRYRVEVRYPASPDNNTQTPYLVATSSGFESVYVDQTTGGDTWKSIGSFNLKAGEKPTVGVSRWTGTQGRVVADGVRLVKV from the coding sequence ATGCGGGCACGGGTATTGGTAGGGGCGGCGGTACTTCTCATCGTCATGGGTCTGGGCGCGTCTCCCGCGTTCGCTCACGAAGAGGGCGGACGCGGGGACGACAAGGGCGACGCGGATCGTCCGGAGGAGGCGGGACCGGAGTCGACCGCGGTCGACTACCAGGGGGCCAGCTGGTTGGCGGCGCACAAGGCCAACTACACCAACGCCAGCAGACCGAAGTCGGACCCGATCAACAAGGTCGTCATCCACACCATGCAGGGCACGGCCTCGGGGACCAAGGCGTGGTTCCGCAATCCGAAGTCGGAGGTCACGACGCACTATCTGGTCAGTTCGAGCAAGGGCTCGGTGACCCAGATGGTGCACGAGTCGGACATCGCGTGGCACGCGGGCAACTGGGACTACAACAAGACGTCCATCGGGATCGAGCACGAGGGTTACGTTCAGGACCCGAAGAAGTGGTACACGACGAACATGTACGAGTCCTCGGCGCGGCTGGTCCGGTCGATCTGCGACCGCTACAACATTCCGATGGACCGCAAGCACATCATCGCGCACTCCGAGGTGCCCGGCGCGACCCACACCGACCCGGGCAAGGGCTGGAACTGGGACCGTTACATGGACCTGGTGCGCGAGTCCAAGACGCAGTCGTTCTCGATGGACAACGACAGCGCGGGCGTGAGCGCCTCGGACGCGTGGCAGCGCGCCAAGGTGCCGAACGGACGCGACTACGCGTACGCCTCGCCGGTGGCGAAGTCCGATCCACTGTGGTACACGGTGGACCTGCCCAGCACCGGCCGGTATCGGGTCGAGGTGCGGTATCCGGCCTCGCCCGACAACAACACCCAGACGCCGTATCTCGTGGCCACGTCGTCCGGGTTCGAGAGTGTCTATGTCGACCAGACGACCGGGGGCGACACCTGGAAGTCGATCGGGAGTTTCAATCTGAAGGCCGGTGAGAAGCCGACCGTCGGGGTCAGCCGTTGGACCGGCACGCAGGGCCGCGTCGTCGCCGACGGGGTGCGGTTGGTGAAGGTCTAG
- a CDS encoding ROK family transcriptional regulator — MSASHADAAGHGGSSRLLRLINERTALGCLFLRDRLTRPELVELTGFSKPTASEVIKRLRAAGLVTVAGRTSGGPGPRADVYAIDADAAYSAAVSLREPDRLDVAVADLRGELRRTVKCPLGDDPEAAVVAAVADACAMAEVDRDRLRSVWVAVPGSYDGRGDRVRNIDIEGLETPGLRQRLAEALGTPVRIDNDVNLAALAERHHGVGGTEGFALLWLGEAGIGLGIDLGDEAGGGLLHGFSGAAGEIGYLPIGTPSAVAPPDLQELAAGPAIVRLSQRHGREVSSARSAIEVAETADDAEFFDVVARRIAIGLASVVTILAPAVIVLAGEIGAAGSGRLGEAVGAALAKLGFGTPVKRTAVEGDAVLRGGLDAALATVRRQLLADPLATGNSEGAA, encoded by the coding sequence ATGAGCGCGTCCCACGCGGACGCGGCGGGCCACGGTGGCTCGTCGCGTCTGCTGCGTCTCATCAACGAGCGCACGGCACTGGGTTGCCTGTTCCTGCGCGACCGGCTGACCCGCCCGGAACTGGTCGAGCTGACCGGGTTCTCCAAGCCGACGGCTTCGGAGGTGATCAAGCGGCTGCGGGCGGCGGGGCTGGTGACGGTGGCCGGTCGCACCAGCGGCGGACCGGGGCCGCGCGCCGACGTGTACGCGATCGACGCGGACGCGGCGTACTCGGCGGCGGTGTCGCTGCGCGAACCCGACCGGCTCGACGTGGCGGTGGCGGACCTGCGCGGCGAGCTCCGTCGGACGGTGAAGTGCCCGCTGGGCGACGATCCCGAGGCGGCCGTGGTGGCGGCGGTGGCCGACGCGTGCGCGATGGCCGAAGTGGACCGTGATCGACTGCGCAGTGTCTGGGTGGCGGTGCCGGGTTCCTACGACGGCCGCGGCGACCGGGTCCGCAACATCGACATCGAGGGACTGGAGACGCCGGGGCTGCGGCAGCGGCTGGCCGAGGCGCTGGGCACCCCGGTGCGCATCGACAACGACGTGAACCTGGCGGCGCTGGCCGAACGCCACCACGGCGTGGGCGGCACCGAGGGCTTCGCGCTGCTGTGGCTGGGCGAGGCCGGTATCGGCCTGGGCATCGACCTGGGTGACGAGGCCGGGGGCGGACTGCTGCACGGCTTCAGCGGCGCCGCCGGTGAGATCGGGTATCTCCCCATCGGAACGCCCTCGGCGGTGGCGCCGCCGGATCTGCAGGAACTGGCGGCGGGCCCGGCGATCGTCCGGCTGTCGCAACGGCACGGCCGCGAGGTGTCCTCGGCGCGGTCGGCGATCGAGGTGGCCGAGACCGCGGACGACGCGGAGTTCTTCGACGTGGTGGCGCGACGCATCGCGATCGGACTGGCCTCGGTGGTGACCATCTTGGCCCCGGCGGTGATCGTGCTGGCCGGGGAGATCGGCGCGGCCGGTTCGGGCAGGCTCGGCGAGGCGGTCGGCGCCGCGCTGGCCAAACTCGGCTTCGGCACCCCCGTCAAACGCACCGCGGTCGAGGGGGACGCGGTGCTGCGGGGCGGCCTGGACGCGGCCTTGGCGACGGTGCGCCGTCAGCTGCTGGCCGACCCGCTGGCCACCGGTAACTCCGAGGGCGCCGCGTAG